The Bifidobacterium animalis subsp. animalis ATCC 25527 genome has a segment encoding these proteins:
- the proB gene encoding glutamate 5-kinase, producing MQTPSQEEVRRAVAAARTVVVKVGSSSLTQPSGHLDVDKLNALVGAIAQVRMLGGNIVLVSSGAIAAGFGPLGFESRPTDVATQQATASVGQGLLMAQYEMAFGRYGIRVGQLLITAEDTMQPRQYRNARRTMAKLLELGVVPIVNENDALASNEIRFGDNDRLSALIANMVCADALILLTDVDALYTAPPSEPGSHRIGFVPNITELLDQVRVGGSESGVGTGGMVTKLEAARMAAVSGIPAVLTAARNAGPALMGDEVGTAFAPVKQRGSARRLWIKFAAHPRGVLVADSGAAKAVRGGRASLLAAGVLESRGDFAAGDPVWIDDEAGNHLARGLAGYDSEEIPNMLGRNTAQLRRLLGEEYAHPLVHRDNLVLV from the coding sequence ATGCAGACCCCGTCCCAGGAGGAAGTACGCCGTGCGGTGGCAGCCGCGCGAACCGTGGTGGTGAAGGTGGGGTCGAGCTCGCTCACGCAGCCCTCCGGGCACTTGGACGTAGACAAGCTCAATGCGCTGGTGGGCGCGATCGCGCAGGTGCGCATGCTCGGCGGCAACATCGTGCTCGTCTCGTCCGGCGCCATCGCCGCGGGTTTCGGTCCGCTCGGCTTCGAATCGCGCCCCACCGATGTGGCCACACAGCAGGCGACCGCGTCGGTGGGGCAGGGACTGCTCATGGCCCAGTACGAGATGGCGTTCGGCCGCTACGGCATTCGCGTGGGGCAGCTGCTCATCACCGCCGAAGACACGATGCAGCCACGGCAGTACCGCAATGCGCGGCGCACCATGGCCAAGCTGCTCGAACTCGGCGTGGTGCCGATAGTCAACGAGAATGATGCGCTTGCCAGCAACGAGATCCGTTTCGGCGACAACGACCGGCTTTCCGCGCTCATCGCGAACATGGTGTGTGCCGATGCGCTGATTCTGCTCACCGATGTCGACGCGCTCTACACCGCACCTCCAAGCGAGCCGGGCTCCCATAGAATCGGCTTTGTGCCGAACATCACCGAACTGCTCGACCAGGTGCGTGTGGGCGGTTCGGAGTCGGGCGTGGGCACCGGCGGTATGGTTACGAAGCTCGAGGCCGCGCGCATGGCCGCCGTCTCCGGCATTCCGGCCGTGCTCACCGCCGCCCGCAACGCCGGTCCGGCACTCATGGGCGATGAGGTGGGCACCGCATTCGCTCCGGTGAAGCAACGCGGTTCGGCGCGCAGGTTGTGGATCAAATTCGCGGCCCATCCGCGTGGAGTGCTCGTGGCCGATTCCGGCGCGGCCAAGGCGGTGCGCGGCGGACGGGCGAGTCTGCTTGCTGCGGGTGTGCTCGAATCGCGTGGTGATTTCGCCGCCGGCGACCCGGTGTGGATCGACGACGAGGCGGGCAATCATCTGGCGCGCGGCCTTGCCGGTTACGATTCCGAGGAGATTCCGAACATGCTCGGACGCAACACTGCGCAGCTGCGCCGCCTGCTCGGCGAGGAGTATGCGCACCCGCTCGTGCACCGCGACAATCTCGTGCTCGTGTGA
- a CDS encoding pyridoxal phosphate-dependent aminotransferase produces the protein MPTDQTKLPLSNRIDKVTPSATLAVDMKAKAMKAQGIDIIGFGVGEPNFATPEAIVEAAAAAVVNPANYKYSPTPGLPELRQAIASKTLRDSGYEVEPEQVVVTNGGKQAVYEAFQLIINDGDEVIIPSPYWTSYPEMVKLAGGKPVEVFAGADANYEPNLDDIEAARTDRTKAIIVTSPNNPTGAVWSEQTIRDIAEWALDHNIWVISDEIYEHLTYDGVKTTHIGAAVPQIREQLIVLDGVAKTYAMPGWRVGWMVSPLAVAKAASKLQGHMTSNVNNIAQRAAIEAVGGPLDAVAMMRDAFNVRRLAIVAALNDINGVHCPMPEGAFYAFPNVEGLLNRPMGPNGTTFTTSAELAEALLEEGHVAAVPGEAFGAPGYMRFSYAVADEEITEGMRRFKEWAEA, from the coding sequence ATGCCTACAGATCAGACGAAACTCCCACTTTCCAACCGCATCGACAAGGTCACGCCGAGCGCCACGCTGGCCGTCGACATGAAGGCCAAGGCCATGAAGGCGCAGGGCATTGACATCATCGGCTTCGGTGTTGGCGAACCGAACTTTGCCACCCCCGAGGCGATTGTGGAGGCTGCGGCGGCGGCTGTGGTGAACCCGGCGAACTACAAGTACTCGCCCACACCGGGTCTGCCGGAACTGCGCCAGGCCATTGCCAGCAAGACGCTGCGTGATTCCGGCTACGAGGTGGAGCCGGAGCAGGTGGTGGTGACCAACGGCGGCAAGCAGGCCGTGTACGAGGCGTTCCAGCTCATCATCAACGATGGCGACGAGGTGATTATTCCGTCGCCGTATTGGACGAGCTACCCGGAGATGGTCAAGCTCGCCGGAGGCAAGCCGGTGGAGGTGTTCGCCGGTGCCGACGCGAACTACGAGCCGAATCTGGATGATATCGAAGCGGCGCGCACCGATCGCACGAAGGCGATCATTGTGACGAGCCCGAATAACCCGACCGGTGCCGTGTGGAGCGAGCAGACGATTCGCGACATCGCCGAATGGGCACTCGACCACAACATCTGGGTGATCAGCGACGAGATCTACGAGCACCTCACCTATGACGGTGTGAAGACCACGCACATCGGCGCCGCCGTGCCGCAGATTCGCGAACAGCTGATCGTGCTCGACGGCGTGGCCAAGACCTACGCGATGCCGGGGTGGCGCGTCGGCTGGATGGTCTCCCCGCTCGCCGTGGCCAAGGCCGCCTCCAAGCTGCAGGGCCATATGACCTCCAATGTGAACAATATCGCCCAGCGGGCCGCCATCGAGGCCGTGGGCGGCCCGCTCGACGCCGTGGCCATGATGCGTGATGCGTTCAATGTGCGTCGTCTGGCCATAGTCGCCGCGCTCAACGACATCAACGGCGTGCATTGCCCGATGCCGGAGGGTGCGTTCTATGCGTTCCCGAACGTCGAAGGGCTGCTGAACCGGCCGATGGGTCCGAACGGCACGACGTTCACCACCTCCGCCGAGCTTGCCGAGGCATTGCTCGAGGAGGGCCATGTGGCGGCCGTTCCCGGCGAGGCGTTCGGCGCCCCCGGCTACATGAGATTCTCCTATGCGGTGGCCGACGAGGAGATCACCGAGGGCATGCGCCGGTTCAAGGAGTGGGCCGAGGCCTGA
- the secE gene encoding preprotein translocase subunit SecE codes for MARKTDHGEEVIKPNVFMRIGLFIKQIIDELRKVVTPTRKQLFYWSLAVFIFVALLMVFVTAMDFGLGKLSFLIFG; via the coding sequence ATGGCACGCAAGACCGATCACGGTGAGGAAGTCATCAAGCCGAATGTGTTCATGCGTATTGGCCTGTTCATCAAGCAGATCATCGACGAACTGCGCAAGGTGGTCACCCCGACCCGCAAGCAGCTGTTCTACTGGTCGCTCGCCGTGTTCATCTTCGTCGCATTGCTCATGGTGTTCGTCACCGCAATGGACTTCGGACTCGGCAAGCTCTCATTCCTCATCTTCGGCTGA
- the nusG gene encoding transcription termination/antitermination protein NusG, protein MTDEVNLENIDDLPINLDAVSADDDTADAQEVQIDQVEAASVSEDIAEGMAYDAVNAGDDAEPSDKAAAQKDSLTDSVDDSAAVDSAAHSEGTADESTQHAEAEEASADEAPETAAEAEEEAEEDAGAKAVKEFSKSLRTLEGKWYVLHTYSGYEKRVKSNIESRVQSFGLEDTIFQVEVPMEEVEKHTEKGKKVVTRVRVPGYVLIRMYPDENARRIVRETEGVTGFVGPSREPAPLSRKEVVSMMAPMIASQALKEAGDKPAAAKKRTLEVSYKVGDQVTVTDGPFTSMSAVVSDVEPATQKLTVLVSIFGRDTPVELGFNQVQRLDA, encoded by the coding sequence ATGACTGACGAAGTGAACTTGGAAAACATTGACGATCTGCCGATCAATCTGGACGCCGTCTCGGCCGACGACGACACCGCCGACGCGCAGGAAGTGCAGATCGACCAGGTCGAGGCCGCTTCGGTAAGCGAGGACATCGCCGAGGGCATGGCCTACGATGCCGTGAACGCCGGCGACGACGCGGAACCGTCGGACAAGGCCGCCGCGCAGAAGGATTCGCTCACCGATTCGGTGGACGACTCCGCCGCAGTGGATTCCGCCGCACATTCCGAAGGCACCGCCGACGAGTCCACCCAGCATGCCGAAGCCGAGGAGGCCTCCGCGGACGAAGCGCCCGAGACCGCCGCCGAAGCCGAGGAAGAGGCGGAGGAAGACGCCGGAGCCAAGGCCGTGAAGGAATTCTCCAAGTCGCTGCGCACGCTCGAAGGCAAGTGGTACGTGCTGCACACCTACTCCGGCTATGAGAAGCGCGTGAAGAGCAACATCGAATCCCGCGTGCAGAGCTTCGGTTTGGAAGACACGATCTTCCAGGTCGAGGTGCCCATGGAGGAAGTGGAGAAGCACACCGAGAAGGGCAAGAAGGTCGTCACCCGCGTTCGCGTGCCCGGTTACGTGCTCATTCGCATGTACCCCGATGAGAACGCCCGTCGCATCGTGCGCGAGACCGAGGGCGTGACCGGTTTCGTCGGACCGTCCCGTGAGCCGGCTCCGCTCAGCCGCAAGGAGGTCGTCTCGATGATGGCCCCGATGATCGCCTCGCAGGCGCTCAAGGAGGCCGGTGACAAGCCGGCTGCCGCCAAGAAGCGCACGCTCGAGGTCTCCTACAAGGTGGGCGATCAGGTCACCGTCACCGATGGCCCATTCACCTCGATGTCGGCCGTCGTTTCCGATGTGGAGCCGGCCACGCAGAAGCTCACCGTGCTCGTGTCGATCTTCGGCCGCGATACGCCGGTCGAGCTCGGCTTCAATCAGGTGCAGCGGCTCGACGCCTGA
- the rplK gene encoding 50S ribosomal protein L11 → MAPKKKVSALIKLQIEAGKANPGQKLGPVLGSHGVNIMDFCKAYNAATQDKMGQVIPVEITVYEDRSFDFVLKTPPASDLLKKAAGVAKGASNPLTDKVGSVTKAQVKEIAETKMADLSARDIDAAMKIIEGSARSMGITVND, encoded by the coding sequence ATGGCTCCAAAGAAGAAAGTCTCGGCGCTGATCAAGCTCCAGATCGAGGCTGGCAAGGCCAATCCTGGCCAGAAGCTCGGCCCGGTCCTGGGTTCCCATGGCGTGAACATCATGGACTTCTGCAAGGCGTACAACGCTGCCACACAGGACAAGATGGGCCAGGTCATCCCAGTCGAGATCACCGTGTACGAAGATCGTTCCTTCGACTTCGTGCTCAAGACCCCGCCGGCTTCGGATCTGCTGAAGAAGGCCGCCGGCGTCGCCAAGGGCGCTTCCAACCCGCTGACCGACAAGGTCGGCTCGGTCACCAAGGCCCAGGTCAAGGAGATCGCCGAAACCAAGATGGCCGATCTGTCCGCTCGTGACATCGATGCCGCAATGAAGATCATCGAGGGCTCTGCGCGCTCGATGGGCATCACGGTGAACGACTGA
- the rplA gene encoding 50S ribosomal protein L1 — translation MAKHSKKYREAAERIDRNNLYTPEEAIALLKSMPAYNFDQTVEAVLRLNVDPRKADQLVRGSVNLPNGTGKTAKVLVFARGPKATEALEAGADIVGDDDLVEKVANGFLDFDSVVATPDMMGKVGRLGRVLGPRGLMPNPKTGTVTMDVTKAIKDIKGGKVDFRVDKNGNLSFLFGKLSFSAEALDQNFRAVADEVKRLKPATVKGRYITKATISSTMNPGIPVDPASI, via the coding sequence ATGGCTAAGCACTCCAAGAAGTATCGTGAAGCGGCCGAGCGCATTGACCGCAACAACCTGTACACGCCAGAAGAGGCCATCGCCCTGCTCAAGAGCATGCCGGCCTACAACTTCGACCAGACCGTCGAAGCCGTGCTGCGTCTGAACGTCGACCCGCGCAAGGCCGACCAGCTCGTGCGTGGCTCCGTCAACCTGCCGAACGGCACCGGTAAGACCGCCAAGGTCCTCGTGTTCGCACGTGGCCCGAAGGCCACCGAGGCCCTCGAGGCCGGCGCCGACATCGTAGGTGACGACGATCTCGTCGAGAAGGTCGCCAACGGCTTCCTCGACTTCGATTCCGTGGTCGCCACCCCGGACATGATGGGCAAGGTCGGCCGCCTCGGCCGTGTGCTCGGTCCGCGTGGCCTCATGCCGAACCCGAAGACCGGCACCGTGACCATGGACGTCACCAAGGCGATCAAGGACATCAAGGGCGGCAAGGTCGACTTCCGCGTCGACAAGAACGGCAACCTGAGCTTCCTCTTCGGCAAGCTCTCGTTCTCCGCCGAAGCCCTCGACCAGAACTTCCGCGCCGTGGCAGACGAGGTCAAGCGCCTCAAGCCGGCCACCGTGAAGGGTCGCTACATCACCAAGGCGACTATCTCCTCCACGATGAACCCGGGCATCCCGGTCGATCCGGCCTCGATCTGA
- a CDS encoding PucR family transcriptional regulator — translation MTKFEHADILDLLGGDIDDNAVMRLVFECLISRIDDDRVVSLMNLIGWRGSFSCFALGGTPAESMGATFTQISSAVRDFGGSHAIFGMYGQFVIACIELEAAVSPEIVCTAALPAFTQSEAVYLSPVREGVPGASRAVRETLFSLQAAPSLNTPSRPLRADELLPERALLGDEVAREELYRNVYLVLHGDNEDDPSYITVSTFLRHGGSLEATAKELNVHPNTVRYRLKKAAETTGWDATDPRDAFVLNTAIALGRMRSARQ, via the coding sequence ATGACCAAATTCGAACATGCGGACATTCTCGATTTGCTCGGCGGTGACATCGACGACAATGCCGTGATGCGACTCGTGTTCGAATGCCTAATCAGCAGGATCGACGACGACCGCGTGGTCTCGCTGATGAATCTGATCGGCTGGCGGGGTTCGTTCAGCTGCTTCGCGCTGGGGGGAACGCCGGCGGAGTCCATGGGCGCCACATTCACGCAGATCAGCTCAGCGGTGCGTGATTTCGGCGGCTCGCATGCAATCTTCGGCATGTACGGGCAGTTCGTGATCGCCTGCATCGAGCTGGAGGCGGCGGTGAGTCCGGAGATAGTCTGCACGGCAGCGTTGCCCGCATTCACGCAATCCGAGGCGGTGTATTTGAGCCCGGTCCGTGAGGGTGTGCCGGGAGCCTCGCGCGCGGTGCGCGAGACATTGTTCTCGCTGCAGGCCGCGCCGTCGCTGAACACGCCGTCGCGGCCGCTGCGCGCCGACGAACTGCTGCCCGAGCGCGCACTGCTCGGCGACGAGGTGGCGCGCGAGGAGCTCTACCGCAACGTCTATCTGGTGTTGCATGGCGACAACGAAGACGACCCCTCGTACATCACCGTCTCCACGTTCCTGCGGCACGGTGGCTCGCTTGAGGCCACCGCGAAGGAACTCAACGTGCACCCGAACACCGTGCGCTACCGTCTGAAGAAGGCGGCCGAGACCACGGGCTGGGATGCCACGGATCCACGCGACGCATTCGTGCTCAACACGGCGATCGCGCTGGGCCGCATGCGCAGTGCGCGGCAGTAG
- a CDS encoding biotin--[acetyl-CoA-carboxylase] ligase — MGTVNMNDYPNTRAVANVISLEQTTSTNDVAAKLVADGKFDRAGMTVVFAREQTAGRGRLGHTWVSELEGSFIASFMSAVGTQLATDANLNGWLQMIAGMSVIDALQHIVPNNGLKWRPDDIDDDAPDTVQLKWPNDIVYHGMKLGGILSQLVPLPNDPITSVVVFGVGLNLNIAPEQLPTPQSTSLQLITEPEPDTNFPTPISLADAIAAATVRSMERRLWEFGLHPANYAQDLRKRVLEECWTLGKPVLVHYADGTTQTGIARTINADASLSITNRDDQLEIVHTADVGVLPVNM, encoded by the coding sequence ATGGGCACAGTGAACATGAATGACTATCCGAACACACGCGCCGTCGCGAATGTAATCTCCCTCGAACAGACGACCTCCACGAACGACGTCGCCGCGAAACTCGTCGCAGACGGCAAATTCGACCGCGCCGGCATGACGGTCGTGTTCGCGCGCGAGCAGACTGCGGGGCGCGGCCGTCTCGGTCATACCTGGGTGAGCGAACTCGAGGGCTCGTTCATCGCCTCCTTTATGAGCGCGGTGGGCACACAGCTTGCCACCGACGCCAATCTCAACGGCTGGCTGCAAATGATCGCCGGCATGAGCGTGATCGACGCCCTGCAGCACATCGTGCCCAACAATGGCCTCAAATGGCGCCCTGACGACATCGACGACGATGCGCCCGACACCGTGCAGCTCAAATGGCCCAACGACATCGTCTACCACGGCATGAAGCTCGGCGGAATACTCTCCCAGCTCGTGCCGCTGCCGAACGACCCGATCACGAGCGTGGTCGTTTTCGGCGTCGGACTGAATCTGAACATCGCGCCCGAGCAGTTGCCCACACCGCAGAGCACGTCACTGCAGCTAATCACCGAGCCTGAGCCCGACACGAACTTCCCCACCCCGATCAGCCTCGCCGATGCAATCGCCGCCGCCACGGTGAGGAGCATGGAACGTCGTCTGTGGGAATTCGGGCTGCACCCGGCCAACTACGCGCAGGATCTGCGCAAACGTGTGCTCGAGGAATGCTGGACGCTCGGCAAGCCGGTGCTCGTGCACTACGCGGACGGCACCACGCAGACCGGCATCGCGCGCACCATCAATGCCGACGCGTCGCTGTCGATCACCAATCGCGACGACCAGCTTGAGATTGTGCACACGGCCGACGTGGGCGTGCTGCCGGTCAATATGTGA
- a CDS encoding biotin transporter BioY: MHELMHSVTRVNLRALVRSLAPALIVALLLCGSTMVGKIPVPGTPVPITLQTFVLMTAALTLGWRRTTAGTVLYLGLGAAGLPVFSGGGSTLSLIGPSGGFLFGFVPSVMLTAVLAGAANRAITSLRTKHDMNPALAGAARFIACFMACAFGFLVVGYGFGTAFQATVTGMPLGATAASTLVFVPGDLLKITVASLLALPVLASAESTEAAR, from the coding sequence ATGCACGAACTTATGCATAGCGTCACTCGCGTCAATCTCAGGGCGCTCGTGCGCTCCCTCGCCCCCGCGCTCATCGTGGCGCTGCTGCTGTGCGGCTCGACGATGGTGGGCAAGATCCCGGTCCCCGGCACGCCCGTTCCGATCACCCTGCAGACCTTCGTGCTCATGACCGCCGCGCTCACCTTGGGTTGGCGTCGCACCACCGCGGGCACTGTGCTGTACCTGGGTCTGGGTGCCGCCGGCCTGCCCGTGTTCTCGGGTGGAGGCTCCACGCTGTCTCTCATTGGCCCCTCCGGCGGATTCCTCTTCGGATTCGTGCCGTCGGTGATGCTCACCGCCGTGCTCGCAGGCGCCGCCAACCGCGCAATCACCTCGTTGCGCACCAAGCACGACATGAACCCGGCACTTGCCGGCGCAGCCCGCTTCATCGCCTGCTTCATGGCCTGCGCATTCGGGTTCCTCGTGGTCGGCTACGGCTTCGGTACCGCCTTCCAGGCCACGGTCACCGGCATGCCCCTGGGCGCCACCGCCGCCTCCACGCTCGTCTTCGTGCCCGGCGATCTGCTCAAGATCACGGTGGCCTCGCTGCTGGCACTGCCCGTGCTCGCTTCCGCCGAATCCACGGAAGCCGCCCGCTGA
- a CDS encoding acetyl/propionyl/methylcrotonyl-CoA carboxylase subunit alpha, with protein sequence MTDTVSKLLIANRGEIALRVVRTAREMGISTVVVYAEQDRHSQYVEMADEAFLLSGDTYADTYLNEDLLIDILRRSGADAVHPGYGFLSEVPSFADKVIEAGATWVGPSSRALTDLGDKISARRVAVYAKVPPVPGISHSLGDMRVLLDFAHTHGYPLMLKRADGGGGRGITLVRDDDELRGFYLNHNAVQGGDLDEYFVERFIDHGRHVETQCGRDSHGNFTVYSTRDCSVQRRNQKLIEEAPAPFLGDDVVEQLHAYSHRLFDAVDYVGLGTCEFMVTDAGKVYFLEVNPRLQVEHTVSEEVSGLDLVREQLQIAAGGTVSPEPTARGHSFELRITSEDPKTNLTPSSGTLERVQWPAGPGVRVDSGVVEGDTISPKFDSMMGKLIVTAHDRHAAVARVRRALDELRIEGVPTPVELYRQVFGDDEFTAEHGHGFEVSTKWLERKYLNHEPATVHGGQPASLDAVAGAAEPELDHSEQFVIEMNNRRVVLNVPSDMFANLTGAARPHGERRPTQPLRGQGSHHVDRGNARTAERPGVISAPMQALVTRINVSEGQQVAKGDLLVVLESMKMENYVYSPTNGMVKEIFASPATGVEAGETLLTMEVAGTSKPANPTTDTTEEA encoded by the coding sequence ATGACCGATACTGTCTCCAAACTACTCATCGCCAATCGCGGCGAGATCGCCCTGCGTGTGGTGCGCACCGCGCGTGAAATGGGCATATCCACCGTGGTCGTGTACGCCGAGCAGGACCGCCATTCGCAATATGTCGAGATGGCGGACGAGGCATTCCTGCTCTCGGGTGACACGTATGCCGACACCTATCTCAACGAAGACCTCCTCATAGACATTCTCCGGCGCTCCGGTGCCGATGCGGTGCATCCGGGCTATGGATTCCTCTCCGAAGTGCCGAGTTTCGCCGACAAGGTGATCGAGGCCGGCGCCACATGGGTCGGCCCGTCGTCGCGCGCGCTCACCGATCTGGGAGACAAGATCAGCGCACGCCGCGTGGCCGTGTACGCCAAGGTGCCGCCGGTGCCGGGCATCTCACATTCGCTCGGCGACATGCGCGTGCTGCTCGACTTCGCACACACGCACGGCTATCCGCTCATGCTCAAGCGCGCGGACGGCGGCGGCGGACGGGGCATCACACTCGTGCGCGACGACGACGAGCTGCGCGGCTTCTACCTGAACCACAACGCCGTGCAGGGCGGCGATCTCGACGAGTACTTCGTGGAGCGTTTCATCGACCACGGCAGGCACGTGGAGACCCAATGCGGCCGCGATTCGCACGGCAACTTCACCGTGTACTCGACGCGCGACTGCTCGGTGCAGCGCCGCAACCAGAAGCTCATCGAGGAAGCGCCCGCCCCGTTCCTGGGTGACGACGTGGTCGAGCAGCTGCATGCCTATTCGCACCGGCTGTTCGACGCGGTGGACTATGTGGGCCTGGGCACCTGCGAGTTCATGGTGACCGATGCGGGCAAGGTGTACTTCCTGGAGGTGAACCCGCGCCTGCAGGTCGAACATACGGTAAGCGAGGAGGTGAGCGGGCTCGATTTGGTTCGCGAACAATTGCAGATTGCCGCCGGCGGCACGGTCTCGCCGGAACCGACCGCGCGCGGCCACAGTTTCGAACTGCGCATCACCAGCGAGGACCCGAAGACGAACCTGACCCCCAGCTCCGGCACGCTCGAACGTGTGCAGTGGCCGGCGGGGCCCGGGGTGCGGGTGGATTCCGGCGTGGTCGAAGGAGACACGATCTCGCCGAAGTTCGACTCGATGATGGGCAAGCTCATCGTGACGGCGCATGACCGCCATGCCGCCGTGGCCCGTGTGCGGCGCGCGCTTGACGAGCTGCGCATCGAAGGCGTGCCCACGCCCGTCGAACTGTACCGGCAGGTGTTCGGCGACGACGAGTTCACCGCCGAGCACGGCCATGGTTTCGAAGTGAGCACAAAGTGGCTCGAACGCAAGTACCTGAACCATGAACCGGCCACCGTACACGGCGGCCAGCCGGCTTCGCTCGATGCCGTCGCAGGGGCGGCGGAACCCGAACTCGACCATAGCGAGCAATTCGTGATCGAAATGAACAATCGGCGCGTGGTGCTCAATGTGCCGAGCGACATGTTCGCCAATCTCACCGGCGCGGCCCGTCCGCACGGCGAACGCAGGCCCACGCAGCCATTGCGGGGCCAGGGCTCGCACCATGTGGACCGCGGCAACGCGCGCACCGCCGAACGCCCGGGCGTCATCTCCGCGCCAATGCAGGCGTTGGTCACGCGCATCAACGTGAGCGAAGGCCAGCAGGTGGCGAAGGGCGACCTGCTCGTGGTGCTCGAATCCATGAAGATGGAGAACTACGTGTATTCGCCCACGAACGGCATGGTGAAGGAGATCTTCGCCTCGCCGGCCACCGGCGTGGAGGCCGGCGAAACACTGCTGACCATGGAGGTCGCCGGAACGTCGAAACCAGCCAACCCCACCACCGACACCACCGAGGAGGCGTGA
- a CDS encoding acyl-CoA carboxylase subunit beta, which produces MIDSIDANLAAVEAADATAANGADAQGAMRQPIRPAVLKAAELARDAENRARDRQHVKGKFTARERLDLLLDSGTFEEIGRFRGGDINKGVAGSAVITGFGEVWGRRVAVYAQDFSVRGGSLGVAEGRKICHLMDQALALRVPIIALIDSGGARIQEGVAALTEYGNIFRKTCEASGFVPQLSLILGPCAGGAVYCPALTDLIIMTRENSNMFVTGPDVIKASTGESISMDDLGGGIVHNVKSGVAHYLGADEADAIDYARTVLAYLPANSGQTAPRYAYMATRADRDIAERLGTVVPENERQPYDVLDVIRCLVDYGEFVQVHELFAQSAVVGFACMDGQPVGIVANQPNVNAGALDVDSSEKVARFVRLCDAFNLPIITLVDTPGYKPGAEQEHAGIIRRGAKVIYAYANAQVPLVTVIMRKAYGGAYIVMGSKAIGADLNYAWPTSQIAVLGAAGAVNIIHRKDLQKAKDAGRDVEAVRAKYIAEYEETTVNANLSMEIGQVDAMIDPEQTREVLVDSLKTLASKRRVSRTGKHHGNQPL; this is translated from the coding sequence ATGATCGACAGCATCGATGCCAATCTCGCCGCGGTAGAAGCCGCCGACGCCACCGCAGCCAATGGCGCGGACGCGCAGGGGGCCATGCGCCAGCCGATCCGACCGGCGGTGCTCAAGGCCGCCGAACTCGCGCGGGACGCCGAGAACAGGGCACGCGACCGCCAGCATGTGAAAGGCAAGTTCACGGCGCGTGAACGCCTCGACCTACTGCTCGACTCCGGAACCTTCGAGGAGATCGGGCGGTTCCGCGGCGGCGACATCAACAAGGGCGTCGCCGGTTCCGCCGTGATCACCGGATTCGGCGAGGTCTGGGGGCGCAGGGTGGCCGTCTACGCACAGGACTTCTCGGTGCGTGGTGGTTCCCTGGGCGTTGCGGAAGGTCGCAAAATCTGCCATCTGATGGATCAGGCGCTCGCACTGCGCGTGCCGATCATCGCGCTCATCGACTCCGGTGGCGCGCGCATTCAGGAGGGCGTCGCAGCGCTCACCGAATACGGCAACATCTTCCGCAAGACCTGCGAGGCCAGCGGATTCGTGCCGCAGCTCTCATTGATTCTCGGCCCATGCGCCGGCGGCGCCGTGTATTGCCCGGCGCTGACCGACCTGATCATCATGACCCGGGAGAACTCGAATATGTTCGTCACCGGGCCCGACGTGATCAAGGCCTCCACCGGCGAGTCGATCAGCATGGACGATCTCGGTGGCGGCATCGTGCACAACGTGAAATCCGGCGTCGCGCACTATCTGGGCGCCGACGAGGCGGATGCAATCGACTACGCGCGCACGGTGCTCGCCTATCTGCCGGCCAACAGCGGGCAGACGGCCCCGCGCTACGCCTACATGGCCACGCGCGCGGACCGCGACATCGCCGAACGGCTCGGCACCGTGGTGCCCGAGAACGAACGCCAGCCCTACGACGTGCTCGACGTGATCCGCTGCCTCGTCGACTACGGCGAGTTCGTGCAGGTGCACGAGCTGTTCGCGCAATCCGCCGTCGTCGGCTTCGCCTGCATGGACGGCCAGCCGGTGGGCATCGTCGCAAACCAGCCGAATGTGAACGCCGGCGCGCTGGACGTCGATTCATCGGAGAAGGTGGCGCGCTTCGTGCGCTTGTGTGACGCGTTCAATCTGCCCATCATCACCCTGGTCGACACGCCCGGGTACAAACCGGGTGCCGAGCAGGAGCACGCCGGCATCATCCGCCGCGGCGCGAAGGTGATCTACGCGTATGCGAACGCGCAGGTGCCGCTCGTCACCGTGATCATGCGTAAGGCCTACGGCGGCGCCTACATCGTGATGGGATCCAAGGCGATTGGCGCGGACCTCAACTACGCGTGGCCCACCAGCCAGATCGCCGTGCTCGGCGCGGCGGGCGCCGTGAACATCATCCATCGCAAGGACCTGCAGAAAGCGAAGGACGCCGGTCGTGACGTCGAAGCGGTGCGCGCGAAGTACATCGCCGAGTACGAGGAGACGACGGTGAACGCGAATCTGTCGATGGAGATCGGCCAGGTGGACGCGATGATCGATCCCGAGCAGACCCGCGAGGTGCTCGTGGACTCCCTGAAGACCCTCGCTTCCAAGCGCCGTGTGAGCCGCACCGGCAAGCACCACGGCAACCAGCCGCTCTAG